GGATCACTATCCGAGAAAATATCGTTCGTAAGATTCTTCACTTCCTTTGTAGTTATATTGTAAATATAAATATCAGACTGCGGCGATTTTACGCCGACAAATGTCAGCAACTTGCCATCGCTACTCCAATTCACTGAAAACACACCGTCTAAATCCAGCTGAATTTTTTCCTGTTTGCCGGATTCAATATCTACAAGAAAAATAGCATCGCGTTCACCTGCCTTTACGGCAAGCGCAAGTTTCTTTCCATCCGGCGACCATGTGATACCGGGTGTCAGCAAGTGCATCTCTTCAAAATTGTTCGTCTTTTGCCCGCTGACAACTTTATCAAGAATTTCGCCATCCAACGCTGACATGATATAGACATCGAAGTAATCATTTCGGTCGGAGATAAATGCAATCTTGTCGCCCTGCGGCGAGATCGTAGGACTGGTGTTATAGAAATTGCCATCCTTCGTGTGATTCGTCATCCGCTTATACGAAAAATCCGCCGGCTCTTCACGCTTTGCAACGTCCGGCCAATAGTACACTTTTTGTTCTTTCTGCCAGCGTTCTGAAAGTTCTTTGACAGACATACCAATGGCAGATTTGAATCCTCTTTCAATACTTCGAGCACTTTTTATCTGGCTGAAGATTTCTGCAATTTTCTGCTCGCCATATTTATTGGCAATGTAATACCACACCGATTGCCCACCGCGGTATGCAAAATATCCACTGAGATAATTGATGGGCGGCAGATAATTGTGCACTGTTGCATCACGGAGAAACATATCCGAATTATTATCCCACTTCAACGCGGCGTATTCTGCGATGCCTTCATTCATCCACATGGGCAACTGTACCGGCGATTTGCTGGAGATAAGAGATTGGATTGTGCCGCCATAAAACATATCATTCAAGACCGCGTGCACTAATTCGTGATGGATGACATGCCGAAACTGTCCATAGCCTCCTTCAAATGGAATAACAATGCGATTCTTAAACAATTCAGTGACTCCGCCGATGCCTTCTTCCATATATTCGCTTACCACATTCGTTTGCTGGAACTCATTATGCGAGTTATAAATGACAAAGGAAATGCGGTTGTTAATATCGTAACGCAAAAGTTTCTTGATAGAAGCATACGACGCTTCTGAGGCGTTGGCGGCGAACTGCGCAAGGTCGTAGCCGTCCTGTGAGAAATATATATCGAAGTGATCTGTCTGGAGATACTGCCAGTGGAAATTCTTATACTGAACTTTATTCTTACCAAAGACGGAGTTCTGCGCATTCGCCTCAACTGCGACTCCGCAGAGAATTAAACTGATGAGAATAAACTGCCGCATAATATTCTTACCCTTCTTCTCTTGAATTATTTTTTCCTCTAAATACTGTTTTGTATTAAATACCGCTGAGCCACTAAGTCTGTGAGCCCCTTAAGACAATATCTTTTCAATTCATCTCTTTCCTATCTTATGTCCTCGCAGTCTTAAGTACTCAGTGTTTGCGCCGCCGCTGAACTTTAACTTCATCTTTTTCTACAAGCGAAAAATCGATCTGGCGATCCTCCGGGTTAACACGAACAACTTTAACTTCTAACGTATCGCCAAGACGATATTGTTTACCTGTTCGACGCCCTTTCAATGTGTACTGCTTATCATCATAGGTATAATAATCGTCGCTCAGGTCACGCACGTGAAGCAATCCCTGAACCAGCAAATCTGTCAGTTCGACAAAAATGCCAAAGTTTGTTACACCGGAAATGACGGCGTGGAATTCATCACCAATATGGCGCTTCATATATTCCACCTGCATCACTTTCACAGCAGTACGTTCAGCTTCCATCGCCGCCCGTTCCATTACAGACGATTGTTTGGCGATATACGGCAAACGTTGGCGAAGCGCATTCCGTTCCTGGAGCGAAATACCTGTCGCGTATTGTTTGAGCATTCGATGAACAATTAAATCAGGGTAACGTCTAATCGGTGATGTAAAATGCGAATAGTAATCAAACCCCAAACCGTAGTGACCGATGTTGCGATCAGAATACACTGCTTTTGCCATCGACCTTAACGCCACTTCATTTATCACATTTTCGACTTCTGTGCCCTTCACTTGATTAAGAAGCTGCTGTAAAGATTTAGACGTAACACCGCCGTCTGTGTTCAATGTAAAACCAAATTTCTCAACAAACACGGCAAGTTCGCCAATGCGTTCCGGATCGGGCGAATCATGCACGCGGTACAAAAACGGCTTTGCCTGTTCTTCTTTCTTCGCTAAACCAATATGCCGCGCCACAACCCGATTTGCCAGCAACATAAATTCTTCCACTAACCGATGGCTTTCTAATCGCACTTTCTTCATAATCTTGATCGGCTTTCCCTGATCATCAAATTCAAATTTCGCTTCTGCAGAATCAAAATCGATGCTGCCTTCCTTCAGACGTTTTTTCGTCAATGATGCACTCAACCGATACATCTGCGCAACAACTTCAGCGAATGGGGCATCACTCGGTGATGCTGCCAGGTTCTGTTCCAACCGGTCAATGAGTCCCTGCACTCGTTCGTAACTGAATCGGAATTTGCTGCGAATAACACTTTCCACAATTTCATATTCTTTCACACTGCCTCGTGGCGAAACAATCATGAAAACAGTAAACGCCAGGCGGTCTTCATCCGGACGAAGACTGCACAAGCCATTGGAAAGTTTTTCCGGAAGCATGGGAATAACGCCATTTGGAAAATAAACGCTTGTGCTGCGTTTGAGCGCTTCTTTATCTAATTCACTTCCGGTTGTTACATAATATGAAACATCTGCAATATGCACACCGAGATGGAAATTGCCATCCGGCAGCGGTTCAAGGGAAACCGCATCGTCAAAATCCTTCGCATCTTCCGGATCGATTGTAAAACAAAGCAGATGACGGAGATCGCGTCTGCGGTCTATTTCAGTCTGGGGAATGTTCGATGGAACAGCATTCGCCTCCAATAAAACTTCCGGAGGAAATTCGGTTGTTAAATGATACTCACGTGCGACAGATTTGATTTCTGCCGATAATTCGCCTGACTTTCCAAGCACTTCCGCAACTTGCCCTTCCGAATTCTGACGATGCTTTCCCCACACGGTCATCCTTACAACAACCTTATCGCCTTCTTTTGCATTATGCAGTTGTTCTTTTGCAATCAAAATTTCTCGCGCCAAATGGCGGTCATCCGGCACAACAAAGAATTGCTTGTGTGCCCGTTCCACCGTTCCAACAAATGTCTGAATTCCGCGCTTGATAATCCGCACAACTTCGCCCTCGCGTCGCGCACCGCGTTCCTTCTGTTTTGTGCTTTGCGCTAAGAGCGAGACCTCTACCGTGTCGCCATGAGCGGCATCTCCCAGATTTTCCTGCTGAATGAATAGCTCTTCTCCGCCTTCCTCAACTGTGACAATGCCAAAGCCGCGAGAAGTAACTTCCAAAGTGCCAAAGAAGAGCTGCGTTTCGTGGAGATGACCGTACCGTTTCCCGCGGATGCGTAAAATCTTGTTTTCATCCTGCAAAGACCGGAGCGACCGCTTAAAGATCTGTTCATCTTTCGCGCTGCGGATACCTATGCGGCGTGATAATTCTTTTGATTTGAAGGATTCATGAGGGAAGCGGGCGAGAAATTGCAGGATGCGTTCTCGAAGAGACTCAAAACTCTCGCCGGTACTTTTATTGGTCACTGAATACTCCTTGATGAAATAGTTCGTGCAATGCAAATGACAGAGTCATGAAAGTTATTTTAGAATATAATGCGGTAGAACAACCGGACACCATTGGAGGCACGGCGTTCTTCTACCGCATTTTGGATGCCTTCGACACGGCGCTCAAATGTCAGGATGAGGTTGCGGTATTTCTCCGAGTTCATGATGCTGCTCACAGGAAACTCAACGCTCACATTTGCATTTGTCAAGTCGCTTAACACTCTTCCCCCGGCTCGGATAACAGCTTCACCCACCTGTCCGGTCAATCGGAGATCCGTTGACTGATTAAATTGCCCGCCGACATAAATGACATCCATAGACTGGATATAACCCGATGTATTACGGCGAAGCGCATCACTAATTAGTCCATTGACACTTCCCCAGGCCAATGCAAAGCCAAGATTCGTTCCTATAAGTCCCATACGCTGTTGATCCGTGAGTTCATTGCGGAATTGACCGGCAAGGATAAAAGAGACGGCATTGGCTTCATCGTCACCATCTTTCCAATTTGTCCAATCTTTATCAGAAAATATTTTTGTCTGTAATGAAATCTTCGTCTTCGGTTCATTCCTTGTGCCAGTGATTTTAAGTGTGACTAATACTTGTGGTGCCTTACTTGTTCCAGAAATTCCGGCTGATTGCGACTGATTTGATGGAGATTTAGTAGAAATAGTGTCAGCTAATCCCTCGTGCATTCCCTGATATGTTGCGGTAACGTCAAGTTCAGGATTCAGAATGTTGCCTGTAAAAAGTAGTTTTCCGGTTGCTTCAAATTTCTTGATGAAATAATAATACGAACGATTACTCACTTCGACCTGGCCGGTCAAACGCGACATTTCCGGCGTCCGGTTGAAGGAGAGGCGGCCCTGAAGGTCTGCAAAAAGTTCTTCACTCGTTTGGGTGTTGAAGACAAAACGGAGAGTCGTTGGCCCCTGCGTTTCAATACGAACATCATAACTGATGCCGTCAAGAAACGAATTGTGAATGAGTTTTAATGCAGAAGATACTGCATCCTTATTTTTTTTAACAACCGCCTGGCTCGATTTTGTTATTTCAGATAAGCTTACATGCGATGTGTCATCTTTAAACGTGATGTTCACACCGGTTGTGCGGGCTAATTCTGATTCTTGCTCCGGCGGGAGAGTTAATGCTGCGTCTTTTACAAATACCTCGCCGCGTACCGTAGAAGCAGTAAGGTCACCCTGCCAAACAAGTCCACTCGGTCCTGTTGCTGCAAACAAATTGCCATACAGTTTTTGTCCGGTAAGTCGCTTTTCTTCACTCATAACCTTTAAATCGCCCTGCGCCAGCAGATCGAACTGCTTAAAATTCAATCCAAGAAGAGTAAAGTTTCCCGAAACTTTCATCGTTCCAACATGCAACCGTTCCTGCGGACTGTTCTGAATGGTGAACTTTTCCAATTGAATTCGGTCTCCTGCTGGAATTAAATCGCCGTTCAAGACAAACGGCATTCCAAGCGGATCAAAAACAAAGTTCGCATTCCGAATCGACATTGACCCTTGATAGTGCGGTGCATCGATTGGACCTTTCATTTGCATATCGCATGTCATGACTCCCGAGAGATTCGAAATAACAGGAATAAATGGATCAAGAATTTCCAAATTCATGCCGGTGGACTTCAGCGTAAGATCCACACTTCCTTCCAACGGATGCGGTGCTTCTCGTACAAGAACAAAATCATATGGGAGCGACCCAGAAAGGAGTAAATCTGGCGGGGCTTGTGTATCGCCAGACCGGCTTGTGAATTTCACGTCCAATCCAAGAACATGTTCGAAATATGATATGTATGAATCGATTTTACCGAGAGTTTTTTGTTTGTTTTGTACCGAATCAATTGCACGAACGTCCTGAGCGTGCATATCTATAACGATGTTGGGATGTTTAAAACTGCCGCGAAAAAGAGTTTTCGCATTAAGCATCCCGTCAAACTGCATAGAAGATTTGGCGTAGGGACCGCGATAAAGTATCTGTCTCAGATGAGAGAGATGAAATTTATTGAGCGAAATATTCAGATCTGAAATCCCTGTCGGGCTGAAGTGCCCCGCCAATGATGCTTCTTCATCTTCGTGTTCCATCTTGAGCGTTTTGATGTAGGACCCATCACGTCCCAATATCAATCGAACGGTGTCTTTATTTTCAGCAATGTACCGACCTATCTCGGTTTTTAATCGTGGAATATCAAATTCCATGAGGTTAGCATTCACATGAGACGTTCCCTCGAATTCAACACGTGCAGTAGAATCTATGTATGCTGAAAATTGGAAATCACTTGAGTCGGCATCCGCTTTCATTTCACCGGAAATTCGATTGAAGAGAAGTCCGTTGATCTCAAAATTAGTAAGCTCCGGTTCGACGGATGCGTGGAATTTTTTAAAGAGTTTCTCATACCCAATGCCGCCGAAGAAGTATTTGAACGACGCCATATCCGTCGTCAGCGTATCGGTTGCGGCATCAAGCTCAAATTGTTCAAGATCCGCTTTGCCGCGAAGCTGCATATCTATTGAATCTCCAGCAATTGTACCCTCGATGATTCCCATGCCCGCAAGCGGCACATGAATGAAGACACCGATTGGTTTGAGATCTTTTACTTGCAAGCGATAGTGTGCATCAATCGGATTGACACTAGACACGTGCGAAGGATGAAATTTTTGCGGTGTCGTCAAGTATCTGTTGAACGAGCGTATGGAGTCAAGACTTTGAAACCGGTACGCAACTCCCTCGGTGACCAGTTGATAAGAATTTTGCCATGCCGCGATAAATGAGGCAGGTGTAAAATTGCCGCTCACATTCAAATCGCCTATTGTTGATGTAATCTGCAAATTACTATTCACACTATCTTTCACTTGAAATATTGCCTTTGCCTGCGCCGATTCGAACGTCTGCAGCGCGAACGCCGAACGATAAAAATGTACTTCTGCTGTGTCGGATCGTGTCGAAGCACCGATTGCTCCAGCAGCAGTAAGATCAAAGGAAAGATCGCTTCCGTATTGTGGATCTTTCAGCACATCGGCAAGATCCAGCGATCGAATTCTGCCG
The nucleotide sequence above comes from Ignavibacteriales bacterium. Encoded proteins:
- the rnr gene encoding ribonuclease R → MTNKSTGESFESLRERILQFLARFPHESFKSKELSRRIGIRSAKDEQIFKRSLRSLQDENKILRIRGKRYGHLHETQLFFGTLEVTSRGFGIVTVEEGGEELFIQQENLGDAAHGDTVEVSLLAQSTKQKERGARREGEVVRIIKRGIQTFVGTVERAHKQFFVVPDDRHLAREILIAKEQLHNAKEGDKVVVRMTVWGKHRQNSEGQVAEVLGKSGELSAEIKSVAREYHLTTEFPPEVLLEANAVPSNIPQTEIDRRRDLRHLLCFTIDPEDAKDFDDAVSLEPLPDGNFHLGVHIADVSYYVTTGSELDKEALKRSTSVYFPNGVIPMLPEKLSNGLCSLRPDEDRLAFTVFMIVSPRGSVKEYEIVESVIRSKFRFSYERVQGLIDRLEQNLAASPSDAPFAEVVAQMYRLSASLTKKRLKEGSIDFDSAEAKFEFDDQGKPIKIMKKVRLESHRLVEEFMLLANRVVARHIGLAKKEEQAKPFLYRVHDSPDPERIGELAVFVEKFGFTLNTDGGVTSKSLQQLLNQVKGTEVENVINEVALRSMAKAVYSDRNIGHYGLGFDYYSHFTSPIRRYPDLIVHRMLKQYATGISLQERNALRQRLPYIAKQSSVMERAAMEAERTAVKVMQVEYMKRHIGDEFHAVISGVTNFGIFVELTDLLVQGLLHVRDLSDDYYTYDDKQYTLKGRRTGKQYRLGDTLEVKVVRVNPEDRQIDFSLVEKDEVKVQRRRKH